The Stegostoma tigrinum isolate sSteTig4 chromosome 41, sSteTig4.hap1, whole genome shotgun sequence genome has a window encoding:
- the hpn gene encoding serine protease hepsin, which produces MTEPEAGHKTDPGKASGLCSPIGRLVAVTVAMVFLLGAAAVTVWAVVTYMKKAETHLYNVQVNADSHLSVYDPKADVWRVVCSSRVNEEIAELACQQMGFVRMISSMESHVGNTGPNGSVQFYCVDTLLLRSAHIIQDLLHPCECASHLLLSVQCQDCGRRKFLGDRIVGGHHALLGKWPWQVSLRFEGSPMCGGSIISEDWVVTAAHCFPERNRFVSQWTVFTGAIQQSSMGVQSSVDTIVYHSGYKPFLDPSTEDNSHDIAVMHLQVPLNFSDYIQPLCLPAIGQRLVDGALCSVTGWGNTEYYGVQSDVLQEAHVPIITNTRCNSPEFYRNQITPSMFCAGYSDGGIDACQGDSGGPLVCEDTLSNRTRWRLCGIVSWGTGCAMANKPGVYSRVTRYQEWIYQAMKIYKNKGGIYSLD; this is translated from the exons CTGGCCACAAAACTGATCCTGGCAAGGCCTCGGGCCTGTGCAGCCCGATTGGCAGGCTGGTAGCAGTAACCGTGGCGATGGTCTTCCTCCTGGGAGCAGCGGCCGTGACAGTGTGGGCCGTCG TGACATACATGAAGAAAGCAGAAACCCACCTCTACAATG TTCAGGTCAATGCAGACTCCCATTTGTCGGTCTATGACCCCAAGGCAGATGTGTGGAGGGTTGTATGTTCCTCACGGGTCAATGAGGAGATTGCAGAACTCGCATGTCAGCAGATGGGTTTTGTCAG GATGATTAGCTCCATGGAGAGTCACGTTGGAAACACTGGGCCAaatggttcagttcagttttatTGTGTGGACACTTTGCTGCTTCGATCTGCTCATATCATTCAGGATCTTCTGCACCCCTG CGAGTGTGCAAGTCACCTTCTCCTCTCAGTGCAGTGTCAAG ACTGTGGAAGGCGGAAGTTCTTGGGTGACCGTATTGTTGGCGGACACCATGCTCTCCTCGGCAAATGGCCATGGCAAGTCAGCCTGCGATTTGAGGGCAGCCCGATGTGTGGGGGCTCGATAATCTCTGAGGACTGGGTTGTCACAGCTGCCCACTGCTTCCCAGA GAGGAATCGTTTTGTTAGTCAGTGGACAGTGTTTACTGGTGCCATCCAGCAGTCATCGATGGGAGTGCAGAGCTCCGTGGACACGATTGTTTATCATTCCGGTTACAAACCGTTCCTCGATCCCAGTACTGAGGACAACAGCCATGACATTGCTGTGATGCATCTGCAGGTTCCTCTCAACTTTTCAG ATTACATCCAGCCGCTCTGTCTCCCTGCAATTGGTCAGAGGCTTGTTGATGGGGCATTGTGTAGCGTCACAGGATGGGGCAACACGGAATATTATG GAGTACAGTCAGACGTGCTACAGGAGGCTCATGTGCCCATTATCACCAACACTCGCTGCAACAGCCCTGAGTTTTACCGCAACCAGATCACCCCCAGCATGTTCTGTGCCGGCTACAGTGACGGGGGCATCGATGCGTGTCAG gGAGACAGCGGTGGGCCCCTGGTCTGTGAGGACACTCTCTCCAACCGAACGCGGTGGCGTCTCTGTGGGATTGTGAGTTGGGGAACGGGTTGTGCGATGGCCAACAAGCCCGGAGTTTACAGCCGTGTCACCCGCTACCAGGAGTGGATCTACCAGGCCATGAAG ATCTACAAGAACAAGGGAGGGATCTACAGTTTGGATTGA